Proteins encoded in a region of the Salipiger sp. CCB-MM3 genome:
- the addA gene encoding double-strand break repair helicase AddA: MSRNEASEKQVEAARPDASTWLAANAGSGKTRVLTDRVARLLLDEVLPEHILCLTYTKAAATEMQNRLFRRLGAWAMLDDDALIAELRQLGLEGALPPERLRQARTLFARAIETPGGLRIQTIHSFCASLLRRFPLEAGVSPQFTEMEDRSAEMLRAEVLERMAERHAPLVEAMAPFLGEEPESLLAELCSRKAAFLPPREPQDIRALYGLPEEMDEDDVLSQVFLGSESDLIARVLPILKAGKSTDQTAAKKLERFTGPDVPGMLALEDALLTQKGTVSSRMATKASKEAMGPDWPKLEQLAERVESARESRLAFDAVKREITLHRFAQVFLPEYEQEKMLRGWLDFDDLVIRARDLLADDRVADWVLYRLDGGIDHILVDEAQDTSPVQWQVIERLAREFTAGEGARGDVRRTIFVVGDKKQSIYSFQGADPREFDRMCDDFAERLKDTGAPLSRMMLEYSFRSAGPVLKLVDATFEGREESGFSPDQRHKAFKSEMPGRVDVWPHISPVKDEEDDTEWFEPVDRIGAQHHTVVLANRIAGFIADTIGTPLPVEIGFSGEYKARPAHAGDFLILVRRRGTLFTEIIRAIKARGLPIAGADRLKVMSELAVKDIGALLAFLATPEDDLSLATALRSPLFGLTEKALFDLAHTRKPGSYLWVALRERREEFPAVLQVMDDLLGKTDFLRPYDLIERILTRHRGRQKLLGRLGEEAEDGINALLQQALAFEQSTVPSLTGFLEWMQSDDLEIKRAPDSAGARIRVMTVHGSKGLEAPIVILPDCAQPTKTIRERLLPSGEGEASGMVWQSSAASQPQVQSEALDRAKAAAERERDRLLYVALTRAEKWLVVAAAGNLGKDGSAWFDQVQQGMERAGAETTGYDFGRWGTGEGLRLGQADWSHLPFERVEAQVPVLPDLPPHLSVPAQKPDPLPESRSPSDLGGAKALSGMEGLDEEEAKLRGTVLHLLLEHLAPLPEAARAEALPHVLTLAEELPEDTESVAAEALAVLAAPALRAIFEGEALAEVPISAEIEPVGRIHGVIDRLLVTPEKVIALDFKSNRTVPGAAADVPDGLLRQMGAYAAALTQVFPGRSIETGLIWTATQELMVLPHDLVSAALARTTPT, from the coding sequence ATGAGCCGCAACGAGGCCAGCGAAAAGCAGGTTGAGGCGGCCCGCCCGGATGCCTCCACATGGCTCGCCGCCAACGCGGGCTCGGGCAAGACCCGCGTGCTCACCGACCGGGTGGCGCGGCTGCTGCTCGACGAGGTGCTGCCCGAGCACATCCTGTGCCTGACCTACACCAAGGCCGCCGCCACCGAGATGCAGAACCGCCTGTTCCGCCGCCTCGGCGCTTGGGCGATGCTGGACGACGATGCGCTGATCGCCGAGCTGCGGCAACTGGGGCTGGAAGGCGCGCTGCCGCCCGAACGGCTGCGGCAGGCGCGCACACTCTTTGCCCGCGCCATCGAGACCCCCGGCGGCTTGCGCATCCAGACCATCCACTCGTTCTGTGCGAGCCTTTTGCGGCGCTTTCCGCTCGAGGCCGGGGTCTCGCCGCAGTTCACCGAGATGGAGGACCGCTCGGCCGAGATGCTGCGCGCCGAGGTGCTGGAACGCATGGCCGAGCGGCACGCGCCGCTGGTCGAGGCGATGGCGCCGTTCCTTGGCGAAGAGCCTGAATCGCTGCTGGCCGAGCTCTGCTCGCGCAAAGCCGCCTTCCTGCCGCCGCGCGAGCCTCAGGACATCCGCGCGCTCTACGGCCTGCCCGAAGAGATGGACGAAGACGACGTGCTGTCGCAGGTCTTTCTGGGCAGCGAAAGCGATCTGATCGCCCGCGTGCTGCCGATCCTCAAGGCCGGGAAAAGCACCGACCAGACCGCCGCGAAGAAGCTGGAGCGTTTCACCGGACCGGACGTGCCGGGGATGCTGGCGCTGGAGGACGCGCTTCTGACGCAGAAGGGCACGGTCAGCAGCCGCATGGCCACCAAGGCCAGCAAGGAGGCGATGGGCCCCGACTGGCCAAAGCTGGAACAACTCGCCGAGCGGGTCGAAAGCGCACGCGAGAGCCGCCTCGCCTTTGATGCGGTGAAGCGCGAGATCACCCTGCACCGTTTCGCGCAGGTCTTCCTGCCCGAGTACGAGCAGGAGAAAATGCTGCGCGGCTGGCTCGATTTCGACGATCTGGTGATCCGCGCCCGTGACCTTCTGGCCGACGACCGGGTCGCCGATTGGGTGCTCTACCGGCTCGACGGCGGCATCGACCATATTCTCGTGGACGAGGCGCAGGACACCAGCCCGGTGCAATGGCAGGTGATCGAGCGGCTCGCCCGTGAGTTCACCGCAGGGGAAGGCGCGCGCGGCGACGTGCGGCGGACCATCTTTGTGGTGGGCGACAAGAAACAGTCGATCTACTCGTTCCAGGGCGCCGACCCGCGCGAGTTCGACCGCATGTGCGACGATTTCGCCGAACGGTTGAAGGACACCGGCGCGCCGCTCTCGCGCATGATGCTGGAGTATTCCTTCCGCTCCGCCGGGCCGGTGCTGAAGCTGGTAGATGCCACCTTCGAAGGGCGCGAAGAGTCGGGGTTTTCCCCGGATCAGAGACATAAGGCGTTCAAATCCGAGATGCCGGGCCGGGTCGATGTCTGGCCGCATATCTCGCCGGTGAAGGACGAAGAGGACGACACCGAGTGGTTCGAGCCGGTGGACCGCATCGGCGCGCAGCATCACACGGTGGTGCTGGCCAATCGCATCGCCGGGTTCATCGCCGACACCATCGGCACACCGCTGCCAGTCGAGATCGGCTTTTCTGGGGAATATAAGGCCCGCCCGGCCCATGCGGGCGATTTCCTGATCCTCGTGCGCCGCCGCGGCACGCTCTTTACCGAGATCATCCGCGCCATCAAGGCGCGCGGCCTGCCCATCGCCGGGGCCGACCGGCTGAAGGTCATGTCGGAACTGGCGGTGAAGGACATCGGCGCGCTGCTCGCCTTCCTCGCCACGCCCGAGGATGATCTCTCGCTCGCCACCGCGCTGCGCTCGCCGCTCTTTGGGCTGACCGAGAAGGCGCTTTTCGACCTCGCCCACACTCGCAAGCCGGGCAGCTACCTCTGGGTCGCGCTGCGTGAGCGGCGCGAGGAGTTTCCCGCCGTGCTGCAGGTGATGGACGACCTGCTCGGCAAGACCGACTTCCTGCGCCCCTATGATCTGATCGAACGCATCCTCACCCGTCACCGCGGGCGGCAGAAGCTGCTCGGGCGTTTGGGCGAAGAGGCCGAGGACGGGATCAACGCGCTCTTGCAACAGGCGCTGGCCTTCGAGCAGAGCACCGTGCCCTCGCTCACCGGGTTTCTCGAATGGATGCAGTCCGACGATCTCGAGATCAAACGCGCCCCCGACAGCGCCGGGGCCCGCATCCGGGTCATGACGGTGCATGGCTCCAAGGGCCTCGAGGCGCCGATCGTCATCCTGCCCGACTGCGCCCAGCCCACCAAGACCATCCGCGAGCGCCTGCTGCCCTCGGGCGAGGGTGAGGCGTCGGGCATGGTCTGGCAATCCAGCGCCGCGTCGCAGCCGCAGGTGCAATCCGAGGCGCTCGACCGCGCCAAGGCCGCCGCCGAGCGCGAGCGGGATCGGCTGCTCTACGTCGCGCTCACCCGCGCCGAGAAATGGCTGGTGGTGGCCGCCGCCGGCAACCTCGGCAAGGACGGCAGCGCGTGGTTCGATCAGGTGCAACAGGGCATGGAGCGCGCCGGGGCCGAGACCACCGGCTACGATTTCGGCCGCTGGGGCACGGGCGAGGGTCTGCGGCTCGGTCAGGCCGACTGGTCCCACCTGCCCTTCGAGCGCGTCGAGGCGCAGGTGCCGGTGCTGCCGGATCTGCCGCCGCATCTGAGCGTCCCGGCACAGAAACCGGATCCCCTGCCCGAAAGCCGCTCGCCCTCGGACCTCGGCGGCGCCAAGGCACTGTCGGGCATGGAGGGGCTCGACGAGGAAGAAGCCAAGCTGCGCGGCACGGTGCTGCACCTGCTGCTCGAACATCTTGCGCCGCTGCCCGAGGCCGCCCGCGCCGAAGCGCTGCCGCATGTGCTGACCCTCGCCGAAGAGTTGCCCGAAGACACAGAGAGCGTCGCCGCAGAAGCGCTCGCCGTGCTCGCCGCCCCGGCGCTGCGCGCGATCTTCGAGGGCGAGGCGCTGGCCGAAGTGCCGATATCTGCCGAAATAGAGCCTGTGGGCCGCATCCATGGCGTCATCGACCGGTTGCTGGTCACACCCGAGAAGGTGATCGCGCTCGACTTCAAATCGAACCGCACCGTGCCCGGCGCCGCAGCGGATGTGCCCGACGGGCTGCTGCGCCAGATGGGGGCCTATGCCGCCGCCTTGACGCAGGTCTTTCCCGGGCGCAGCATCGAGACCGGGCTGATCTGGACCGCGACGCAGGAGCTGATGGTCCTGCCACACGATCTTGTGTCTGCCGCCCTCGCCAGAACTACGCCAACTTGA
- the trxA gene encoding thioredoxin — MATVPVTDATFDEEVKNSDIPVVVDFWAEWCGPCKQIGPALEELAAEYEGKIKVAKVDVDQNPNTAAMMGVRGIPALFIFKDGQVISNRAGAAPKASLQSWINESI; from the coding sequence ATGGCCACCGTCCCCGTCACCGACGCGACCTTCGACGAAGAAGTGAAGAACTCCGACATCCCCGTTGTGGTGGATTTCTGGGCCGAGTGGTGCGGCCCCTGCAAGCAGATCGGCCCGGCTCTGGAAGAGCTGGCCGCCGAGTATGAAGGCAAGATCAAGGTTGCCAAGGTCGACGTCGACCAGAACCCCAACACCGCCGCAATGATGGGCGTGCGCGGCATCCCCGCGCTGTTCATCTTCAAGGACGGTCAGGTGATCTCGAACCGCGCCGGCGCGGCCCCCAAGGCCTCGCTGCAGAGCTGGATCAACGAGTCGATCTAA
- a CDS encoding aminoglycoside phosphotransferase family protein has product MGMIAGDLAAAALAQWPSLAEQIGLSPAAWRAVPLARREDARVARVLLRMIGPDGRQLVLKHQARPVDPDKFETQIAAHLAAQEGFAEGVPAVLAVDLEAQASVMDYVAAEPLSTLLEGAPLARQAALLRRAGAWLGSYHRALPGEARVFQPKHTIRFLGTVMEEVATGARQVGKPERFLACAEALCAEQARFEGRQTLTAQTHGDLHMRNLVLDETRCWGLDFAGGRVVPVGHDIARLLTDYAILHTPKEAIAAGEVLPDAALAGFFEGYGLVGSDDPSVQLLLRNRVLAEWWGLPARAEDRGVAQARRWAGVQALAARVFGR; this is encoded by the coding sequence ATGGGAATGATCGCGGGGGATTTGGCGGCGGCGGCGCTGGCGCAGTGGCCGTCTCTTGCCGAACAGATCGGGCTGTCTCCCGCTGCGTGGCGCGCGGTGCCGCTGGCCCGGCGCGAGGATGCGCGGGTGGCACGGGTGCTGTTACGGATGATCGGGCCGGACGGGAGGCAACTGGTGCTGAAACATCAGGCGCGGCCGGTCGATCCAGACAAGTTCGAGACGCAGATCGCCGCGCATCTGGCCGCGCAGGAGGGCTTTGCCGAGGGGGTGCCCGCGGTGCTGGCGGTCGATCTCGAGGCGCAGGCGAGCGTGATGGACTATGTCGCCGCAGAGCCGCTTTCGACGCTGCTGGAGGGCGCGCCGCTGGCGCGGCAGGCGGCGCTGTTGCGGCGGGCCGGGGCGTGGCTTGGCAGCTATCACCGCGCGCTGCCGGGCGAGGCGCGCGTGTTCCAGCCCAAGCACACGATCCGCTTTCTGGGTACGGTGATGGAGGAGGTGGCCACGGGCGCGCGGCAGGTGGGTAAGCCGGAGCGCTTTCTTGCCTGCGCCGAGGCTCTCTGCGCAGAGCAGGCGCGTTTTGAGGGGAGGCAGACGCTGACCGCGCAGACCCATGGCGATCTGCACATGCGCAACCTCGTGCTGGACGAGACGCGCTGCTGGGGGCTCGACTTTGCTGGCGGGCGCGTGGTGCCGGTGGGCCATGACATCGCGCGGCTGCTGACCGATTACGCCATTCTGCATACGCCGAAGGAGGCTATTGCGGCGGGCGAAGTGCTGCCCGACGCAGCGCTGGCGGGGTTCTTCGAGGGTTACGGGCTGGTGGGCTCAGATGACCCTTCGGTGCAGCTTTTGCTGCGCAACCGGGTGCTGGCGGAATGGTGGGGGCTTCCCGCGCGCGCCGAGGATCGCGGGGTGGCGCAGGCGCGGCGATGGGCCGGGGTGCAGGCGCTGGCGGCGCGGGTGTTCGGGCGCTGA
- the hslV gene encoding ATP-dependent protease subunit HslV: protein MSDQEFPGWHGTTIIGVRKGGKVVVAGDGQVSLGQTVIKGTARKVRRIAPGGHEVVCGFAGSTADAFTLLERLEGKLEQSPGQMQRACVELAKDWRTDKYLQKLEAMLIVTDGKDLYVITGAGDVLEPEHDIAAIGSGGNFALAAARGLYAYEDDAETIARTAMAIASDICVYTNGKLTVETISA from the coding sequence ATGTCCGATCAGGAATTTCCGGGCTGGCACGGCACCACGATCATCGGCGTCCGCAAGGGCGGCAAGGTGGTCGTCGCGGGTGACGGGCAGGTGAGCCTCGGCCAGACCGTCATCAAGGGCACCGCGCGCAAGGTGCGCCGCATCGCCCCCGGCGGTCACGAGGTGGTTTGCGGCTTTGCAGGCTCCACCGCCGATGCCTTCACCCTGCTCGAGCGGCTGGAAGGTAAGCTCGAACAGTCGCCCGGCCAGATGCAGCGCGCCTGCGTCGAACTGGCCAAGGACTGGCGCACCGACAAATACCTGCAAAAGCTCGAGGCGATGCTGATCGTCACCGACGGCAAGGATCTCTACGTGATCACTGGCGCCGGCGACGTGCTCGAACCCGAGCATGACATCGCCGCCATCGGCTCGGGCGGCAATTTCGCGCTCGCCGCCGCGCGCGGGCTCTACGCCTATGAAGACGACGCCGAGACGATTGCCCGCACCGCCATGGCCATCGCCTCCGACATCTGCGTCTACACCAACGGCAAGCTGACCGTTGAAACCATTTCGGCCTGA
- the hslU gene encoding ATP-dependent protease ATPase subunit HslU encodes MTDLTPREIVSELDRFIIGQKDAKRAVAVALRNRWRRKQLSADLRDEVYPKNILMIGPTGVGKTEISRRLAKLARAPFIKVEATKFTEVGYVGRDVEQIIRDLMDAAIAQTREWMREDVKAAAHKNAEERVLSAIAGEDAREGTREMFRKKLKTGELDDTVIELDVAETASPFSGMEIPGQPGQNMGMMNLGDIFGKAFGGRTTRKKMTVAESYEVLISEEADKLLDDEQVKLAALEAVEQNGIVFLDEIDKVTARQEARGGDVSREGVQRDLLPLIEGTTVSTKHGPVKTDHILFIASGAFHIAKPSDLLPELQGRLPIRVNLRALTEEDFVRILTETDNALTRQYTALMATEKVTVTFTEGGISALAKIAAEVNESVENIGARRLYTVMERVFEELSFAAPDQPDTEVTVDEVFVEKHLGELTRSTDLSRYVL; translated from the coding sequence ATGACAGACCTGACCCCCCGCGAGATCGTGTCAGAACTCGACCGCTTCATCATCGGCCAGAAGGACGCCAAGCGCGCCGTGGCCGTGGCGCTGCGCAACCGCTGGCGCCGCAAGCAGCTCTCGGCCGACCTGCGCGACGAAGTCTATCCCAAGAACATCCTGATGATCGGGCCGACCGGCGTCGGCAAGACCGAGATCTCGCGCCGCCTCGCCAAGCTGGCGCGCGCGCCCTTCATCAAGGTCGAGGCCACCAAGTTTACCGAGGTTGGCTACGTTGGCCGCGACGTCGAGCAGATCATCCGTGATCTCATGGATGCCGCCATCGCCCAGACCCGCGAATGGATGCGCGAGGACGTGAAGGCTGCGGCGCATAAGAACGCCGAGGAGCGCGTGCTGTCGGCCATCGCCGGTGAGGACGCCCGCGAGGGCACCCGCGAGATGTTCCGCAAGAAGCTGAAGACCGGCGAGCTCGACGACACGGTGATCGAGCTTGACGTGGCCGAGACCGCCTCGCCCTTCTCGGGCATGGAGATCCCCGGCCAGCCCGGCCAGAACATGGGGATGATGAACCTCGGCGACATCTTCGGCAAAGCCTTCGGCGGGCGCACCACGCGCAAGAAGATGACCGTGGCGGAGAGCTACGAGGTGCTGATCAGCGAAGAGGCCGACAAGCTGCTCGACGACGAGCAGGTGAAGCTGGCCGCGCTGGAGGCGGTGGAGCAGAACGGCATCGTCTTCCTCGACGAGATCGACAAGGTCACCGCGCGGCAGGAAGCCCGCGGCGGCGACGTCAGCCGCGAGGGCGTGCAGCGCGACCTGCTGCCGCTGATCGAGGGCACCACCGTCAGCACCAAGCACGGCCCGGTGAAGACCGACCACATCCTCTTCATCGCCTCGGGCGCCTTCCACATCGCGAAGCCGTCGGACCTGCTGCCCGAACTGCAGGGCCGCCTGCCGATCCGAGTGAACCTGCGGGCGCTCACCGAGGAAGACTTCGTGCGCATCCTCACCGAGACCGACAACGCACTGACGCGCCAGTACACCGCGCTCATGGCCACCGAGAAGGTCACCGTCACCTTCACCGAAGGCGGCATCAGCGCGCTGGCAAAGATCGCCGCGGAGGTCAACGAGAGCGTCGAGAACATCGGCGCGCGGCGGCTCTACACGGTGATGGAACGGGTGTTCGAGGAGCTGAGCTTCGCCGCCCCCGACCAGCCGGACACGGAAGTGACCGTGGACGAAGTCTTCGTCGAGAAACACCTCGGCGAGCTGACCCGCTCGACCGACCTCAGCCGCTACGTGCTGTAA
- a CDS encoding D-lyxose/D-mannose family sugar isomerase yields the protein MKRSHVNEILRASEAFIRSHGYALPPFAYLTPEGLKASENGEIKRRRMGWDVTDYGGGKFDELGLFLFTTRNGLSSDLGQRSAMLYAEKIMISRQNQLSPMHRHDLKVEDIINRGGGTLVLELFAAMPEGEIDRDAQVTVLCDGMERSLPAGGLLKLAPGESVTLFPTTWHAFWGEGSDVLIGEVSTVNDDLTDNIFAEPLGRFSDIEEDVAPLHLLVSDYDDKL from the coding sequence ATGAAACGCTCCCACGTCAATGAGATCCTGCGCGCCAGCGAGGCGTTCATCCGCAGCCATGGCTACGCGCTGCCGCCTTTCGCCTATCTCACCCCGGAAGGGCTGAAGGCCTCGGAGAACGGTGAGATCAAGCGTCGGCGCATGGGCTGGGACGTCACCGACTACGGCGGCGGGAAATTCGATGAGCTTGGGCTCTTTCTCTTCACCACCCGCAACGGGCTGAGCAGCGATCTTGGCCAGCGCAGCGCCATGCTCTACGCCGAGAAGATCATGATCTCGCGCCAGAACCAGCTGAGCCCGATGCACCGCCATGACCTCAAGGTCGAGGACATCATCAACCGCGGCGGTGGCACGCTGGTGCTGGAGCTTTTCGCGGCCATGCCGGAGGGCGAGATCGACCGCGATGCGCAGGTCACGGTGCTCTGTGACGGGATGGAGCGCAGCCTGCCCGCGGGCGGCCTTCTGAAGCTGGCGCCGGGGGAGTCGGTGACGCTCTTTCCGACCACCTGGCATGCCTTCTGGGGCGAGGGCAGCGACGTGCTGATCGGCGAGGTCTCGACGGTGAACGACGATCTGACCGATAATATATTTGCCGAGCCGCTGGGACGGTTTTCGGACATTGAGGAAGACGTGGCACCG